One segment of Desmodus rotundus isolate HL8 chromosome 6, HLdesRot8A.1, whole genome shotgun sequence DNA contains the following:
- the SPARC gene encoding SPARC isoform X1 yields the protein MCDLRAPSTMKAWIFFLLCLAGRALAAPQQEALPDETEVVEETVAEVSEVPVGANPVQVEVGEFEEGAEEAEEEVVAENPCQNHHCKHGKVCELDENNTPMCVCQDPTSCPAPIGEFEKVCSNDNKTFDSSCHFFATKCTLEGTKKGHKLHLDYIGPCKYIPPCLDSELSEFPLRMRDWLKNVLVTLYERDEDNNLLTEKQKLRVKKIHENEKRLEAGDHPVELLARDFEKNYNMYIFPVHWQFGQLDQHPIDGYLSHTELAPLRAPLIPMEHCTTRFFETCDLDNDKYIALDEWAGCFGIKEQDIDKDLVI from the exons GGCCCCCAGCACCATGAAGGCCTGGatcttctttctcctctgcctgGCCGGGAGGGCCCTGGCAGCTCCT CAGCAGGAAGCCCTGCCTGATGAGACAGAGGTGGTGGAGGAAACTGTGGCTGAGGTGTCCGAG GTACCTGTGGGAGCCAACCCCGTCCAGGTGGAAGTAGGAGAATTTGAGGAAGGTGCCGAGGAAGCTGAAGAGGAGGTGGTGGCCGAGA ACCCCTGCCAGAACCACCACTGCAAACACGGCAAGGTGTGTGAGCTGGATGAGAACAACACCCCCATGTGCGTGTGCCAGGACCCCAccagctgccctgcccccatCGGCGAGTTTGAGAAG GTGTGCAGCAATGATAACAAGACCTTCGACTCTTCCTGCCACTTCTTTGCCACCAAGTGCACCCTGGAGGGCACCAAGAAGGGCCACAAACTCCACCTGGACTACATCGGGCCCTGCAAAT ACATCCCCCCCTGCCTGGACTCCGAGCTGTCTGAGTTCCCCCTGCGCATGCGGGACTGGCTCAAGAACGTCCTGGTCACTCTGTACGAAAGGGATGAGGACAACAACCTGCTGACCGAGAAGCAGAAGCTGCGG GTGAAGAAGATCCACGAGAACGAGAAGCGCCTGGAGGCTGGAGAccaccctgtggaactgctggcTCGGGACTTCGAGAAAAACTACAACATGTACATCTTCCCCGTGCACTGGCAGTTTGGCCAGCTGGACCAGCACCCCATTGACGG GTACCTGTCCCACACTGAGCTGGCCCCACTGCGTGCGCCCCTCATCCCCATGGAGCACTGCACCACCCGCTTTTTCGAGACCTGTGACCTGGACAATGACAAGTACATCGCTCTGGATGAGTGGGCTGGCTGCTTTGGCATCAAGGAGC AGGATATCGACAAGGATCTCGTGATCTAA
- the SPARC gene encoding SPARC isoform X2 codes for MKAWIFFLLCLAGRALAAPQQEALPDETEVVEETVAEVSEVPVGANPVQVEVGEFEEGAEEAEEEVVAENPCQNHHCKHGKVCELDENNTPMCVCQDPTSCPAPIGEFEKVCSNDNKTFDSSCHFFATKCTLEGTKKGHKLHLDYIGPCKYIPPCLDSELSEFPLRMRDWLKNVLVTLYERDEDNNLLTEKQKLRVKKIHENEKRLEAGDHPVELLARDFEKNYNMYIFPVHWQFGQLDQHPIDGYLSHTELAPLRAPLIPMEHCTTRFFETCDLDNDKYIALDEWAGCFGIKEQDIDKDLVI; via the exons ATGAAGGCCTGGatcttctttctcctctgcctgGCCGGGAGGGCCCTGGCAGCTCCT CAGCAGGAAGCCCTGCCTGATGAGACAGAGGTGGTGGAGGAAACTGTGGCTGAGGTGTCCGAG GTACCTGTGGGAGCCAACCCCGTCCAGGTGGAAGTAGGAGAATTTGAGGAAGGTGCCGAGGAAGCTGAAGAGGAGGTGGTGGCCGAGA ACCCCTGCCAGAACCACCACTGCAAACACGGCAAGGTGTGTGAGCTGGATGAGAACAACACCCCCATGTGCGTGTGCCAGGACCCCAccagctgccctgcccccatCGGCGAGTTTGAGAAG GTGTGCAGCAATGATAACAAGACCTTCGACTCTTCCTGCCACTTCTTTGCCACCAAGTGCACCCTGGAGGGCACCAAGAAGGGCCACAAACTCCACCTGGACTACATCGGGCCCTGCAAAT ACATCCCCCCCTGCCTGGACTCCGAGCTGTCTGAGTTCCCCCTGCGCATGCGGGACTGGCTCAAGAACGTCCTGGTCACTCTGTACGAAAGGGATGAGGACAACAACCTGCTGACCGAGAAGCAGAAGCTGCGG GTGAAGAAGATCCACGAGAACGAGAAGCGCCTGGAGGCTGGAGAccaccctgtggaactgctggcTCGGGACTTCGAGAAAAACTACAACATGTACATCTTCCCCGTGCACTGGCAGTTTGGCCAGCTGGACCAGCACCCCATTGACGG GTACCTGTCCCACACTGAGCTGGCCCCACTGCGTGCGCCCCTCATCCCCATGGAGCACTGCACCACCCGCTTTTTCGAGACCTGTGACCTGGACAATGACAAGTACATCGCTCTGGATGAGTGGGCTGGCTGCTTTGGCATCAAGGAGC AGGATATCGACAAGGATCTCGTGATCTAA